In Tenebrio molitor chromosome 6, icTenMoli1.1, whole genome shotgun sequence, one genomic interval encodes:
- the LOC138133836 gene encoding uncharacterized protein: MPKQKISLREKILQWTSKKDLYEIKSTREMFCKACGKLFICEKKCHLQQHEQTAIHKENIMTPLRQTLLTQNLEESANSTFNMELCNVFLAANIPWHKLQNPAFQNFLTKYCGRKIPDESTLRKNYLPKCYKDTIDRIRNELDPFNIWVSVDETTDALGRYVANCLVGKLSEDEPGKSYLLASKQLERTNHETIARFVNQSLEILWSTRVVAEKFLLFVTDGAPYMIKSGRHFKVFYPKIVHVTCLAHALNLVAEKIRYQYEDVDNLISNVKKIFVKAPLRVEMYKEKLKEMPLPPQPILTRWGTWLQAAMFYSEHFDSIKEVVMSFDGSSAVAIQKAQSIMKKPGIKNQLIYVRSNFKIICESITQLEKNGLPLTDSIKIVENVFTSLKKSPGPVAAVALKKLEDVTEKNPGYKFLLELARIFRGEDVPEHDTKMEEIYYKFAPITSCEVERSFSKYKSILVDNRQCFKVENLEQYLVCNVNT; encoded by the exons atgccgaaacaaaaaattagtttacgcgaaaaaatattacagtggacaagcaagaaagatttatatgaaataaaatcaacccgagaaatgttttgtaaagcttgtggtaaactg tttatatgcgaaaaaaaatgtcacttgcaacagcatgagcaaacggccatccataaagagaacattatgacaccgcttcggcaaacgttgctgacacagaacttggaggaatcggcaaatagtacattcaatatggaactttgtaacgtctttttagctgccaatataccatggcacaaactacaaaatcctgcgtttcagaattttctgacaaaatattgtggtagaaaaattccggatgagtctactttacggaaaaattatttaccaaaatgctacaaagat actattgaccgcattcggaatgagctggatccttttaacatatgggtttcagttgacgaaacaacagatgcacttgggcgatatgtggcgaattgtctggttgggaaactttcagaagatgaacctggaaaatcttatcttttggcgtctaaacaattagaaagaacaaatcatgagacaatagctagattcgtaaatcaatctttag aaatcttgtggagtaccagagttgttgctgaaaagtttcttttgtttgtaacggatggagcaccatatatgataaaatctggtagacactttaaggtgttttatccaaaaattgtgcatgtcacatgcttagcgcatgctttaaatctagtggctgaaaaaattcgctatcaatatgaagatgtggataatttaatttcgaacgtgaaaaaaattttcgttaaggcacctttgagagttgaaatgtacaaagaaaaactaaaagaaatgccactgcctccacagccaattttaacacgatggggaacatggcttcaggctgctatgttttacagcgaacactttgattccattaaagaa gttgtcatgtcctttgatggaagttctgctgttgctattcaaaaagcacagtctataatgaagaaacccggaataaaaaaccaattaatttatgttcgcagtaattttaaaataatctgcgaaagtattactcaattggaaaaaaatgggttacctttaaccgattcaatcaaaattgttgaaaacgtatttacctccctaaaaaaatctccaggccctgtagcagcagtagcattaaaaaaacttgaagatgttactgaaaaaaatcctggatacaaatttcttctagaattggcaagaatttttagaggtgaagatgtgccggaacatgacaccaaaatggaagaaatttattacaaatttgcgcccattacctcttgcgaggtagaaagaagtttttcaaaatataagtccattttggtggataaccgacaatgttttaaagtagaaaatttagagcaatatcttgtatgcaatgtaaatacgtaa
- the LOC138133477 gene encoding uncharacterized protein: MFPRISISVIVVAALLIKYTQGYCIPCPREGITLSSFTDCDCPLSKFYDTATKSCVHYVQCPLPPLRNPLPELKALVPTVHDLFSNTIDAFKPEKVHMPKDVTLTVKAMQKRLEEVKRNLPGLMGPIIGTVALKNRDLFEACKGNIGCVIRGALKRENNYDLIFPKLKPVLNEVIKIFHGVFDDLKEMAEESCRAGPDRCPLIKGLLHYKEIVPENLEEVMDLMQIAKQINKYFLKDLEKHLEKINSHN, translated from the exons atgtttcCTAGAATCTCGATTAGCGTAATTGTTGTTGCCGCCCTGTTAATTAAATACACACAGGGAT ACTGCATTCCTTGTCCCAGAGAAGGCATAACCTTATCGTCCTTCACCGACTGCGACTGCCCTCTGTCCAAATTCTATGACACAGCTACAAAAAGTTGCGTACACTACGTACAGTGTCCCTTGCCGCCCTTGCGCAACCCTCTTCCCGAACTCAAGGCCCTTGTTCCCACCGTCCATGACCTCTTTTCAAACACCATCGACGCGTTTAAACCTGAGAAGGTGCACATGCCCAAAGATGTAACGTTAACCGTAAAAGCTATGCAGAAGCGGTTAGAGGAGGTGAAGAGAAATCTTCCCGGCCTTATGGGTCCGATTATCGGAACTGTTGCCCTGAAAAACAGGGATTTGTTCGAAGCCTGCAAAGGGAATATCGGTTGCGTAATCCGAGGAGCCTTGAAACGGGAAAATAATTACGACTTGATTTTCCCCAAGCTAAAACCGGTGCTGAACGaggtgattaaaatttttcacggCGTTTTCGACGATCTCAAGGAGATGGCAGAGGAGTCGTGTCGAGCGGGCCCGGATCGGTGTCCACTAATTAAGGGTTTACTTCATTACAAGGAAATAGTGCCGGAGAATTTGGAGGAGGTGATGGATTTGATGCAGATCGCCAAGcagattaataaatatttccttAAGGATCTCGAGAagcatttggaaaaaattaattcgcaTAACTAA